The Xiphias gladius isolate SHS-SW01 ecotype Sanya breed wild chromosome 9, ASM1685928v1, whole genome shotgun sequence genome window below encodes:
- the LOC120794703 gene encoding uncharacterized protein LOC120794703 produces the protein MAARYFKGLSSSVDEESGLSKNWQDESLETDLTHPIDMLMKRSKALRFYGLMGKRSGIKKPFQVNRRNKGEMFVGLMGRSISSGESFTRINPSATATGIDVSEKPHKQGSSEECVQILY, from the exons atggCTGCTCGGTACTTTAAG GGACTGTCTTCTAGTGTGGATGAGGAGAGTGGATTATCTAAAAACTGGCAG GATGAGTCACTGGAAACCGATCTCACCCACCCGATAGACATGCTGATGAAGAGATCTAAAGCCCTTCGCTTCTACGGACTCATGGGAAAACGCTCAG GTATTAAGAAACCCTTTCAAGTAAATAGAC GAAACAAAGGAGAGATGTTTGTTGGCCTGATGGGAAGAAGCATTTCCAGCGGTG aATCTTTTACCAGAATAAATCCATCTGCAACAGCCACTGGGATCGATGTTTCAGAGAAACCACACAAGCAAG GTTCATCAGAGGAATGTGTCCAAATCCTGTATTGA